Proteins encoded within one genomic window of Candidatus Methylomirabilota bacterium:
- a CDS encoding ATP-binding protein: MDSLSEAEAYAARLAAIVTNAEDAIISKTLEGRITSWNGAAERMFGYTEREVLGQPITIIIPKERLFEEDEIIRRLHLGQSIEHFETERITKDGRLIPIALTVSPIRARDGHVVGASKIARDISAQKRLERERDELRRLEQAALAQARLANQAKDEFLAMLAHELRNPVGVIVNALAVLERPDAVRPQQDRARGMIERQAHHLARLLDDLLDVARLGGRLVDLERVSVDLRTAVEQAVEMERHRLDTKRQRLTVSVPGAPVTVAGDPVRLQQIIGNLLNNARKFTPIDGTIRISLSVEAGTAILVVVDNGPGIPPDKLEAIFDLFAQASPTLARTEGGLGIGLTLVRQLLELHGGSVSASNEPCGGARFTVRLPLAAPEDKMDAPPSAAPPGRAQRVLLVEDNHDARDMQATLLRMLGHEVLEAATGAEGVDAAVRHAPDVVIMDIGLPDIDGYEAARRIRRQRGDTVRLIAVSGYGQPQDRALSHEAGFDAHLVKPVDPAALNEILQGAP, translated from the coding sequence ATGGACTCACTTTCGGAAGCCGAAGCCTATGCCGCCCGTCTCGCCGCCATCGTCACCAATGCCGAGGACGCCATCATCAGCAAGACCCTCGAGGGCCGGATCACGTCCTGGAACGGTGCGGCGGAGCGCATGTTCGGCTACACCGAGCGCGAGGTGCTGGGTCAGCCGATCACGATCATCATCCCCAAGGAGCGCCTCTTCGAGGAAGACGAGATCATCCGGCGCCTTCACCTCGGCCAGTCGATCGAGCACTTCGAGACCGAGCGCATCACCAAGGATGGTCGCCTCATCCCGATCGCGCTCACCGTCTCGCCCATCCGCGCCCGCGACGGCCACGTGGTGGGCGCGTCCAAGATCGCGCGCGACATCAGCGCGCAGAAGCGTCTGGAGCGTGAGCGGGACGAGCTGCGGCGGCTGGAGCAGGCCGCCCTGGCCCAGGCCCGCCTGGCGAACCAGGCCAAGGACGAGTTCCTCGCGATGCTCGCCCACGAGCTGCGCAATCCCGTCGGCGTCATCGTCAACGCGCTCGCCGTGCTGGAGCGGCCGGATGCCGTGCGCCCGCAGCAGGACCGCGCGCGCGGGATGATCGAACGTCAGGCGCATCACCTGGCCCGGCTGCTCGACGATCTGCTCGACGTGGCGCGGCTCGGCGGCCGGCTGGTCGACCTCGAGCGTGTGTCGGTCGATCTGCGCACTGCGGTCGAGCAGGCGGTGGAGATGGAGCGGCACCGGCTCGACACCAAGCGCCAGCGCCTGACCGTGTCCGTGCCCGGGGCCCCCGTCACCGTGGCCGGCGACCCGGTGCGCCTGCAGCAGATCATCGGCAACCTGCTGAACAATGCGCGGAAATTCACGCCCATCGACGGCACGATCCGGATCTCGCTGAGCGTCGAGGCCGGCACGGCCATCCTTGTCGTCGTGGACAACGGCCCCGGCATCCCTCCCGACAAGCTCGAGGCGATCTTCGATCTGTTCGCGCAGGCCAGCCCCACCCTCGCCCGGACGGAAGGCGGCCTCGGCATCGGCTTGACCTTGGTGCGCCAGCTCCTGGAGCTGCACGGCGGGAGTGTCAGCGCCAGCAACGAGCCCTGCGGCGGCGCCCGGTTCACGGTGCGGCTTCCGCTTGCGGCGCCGGAGGACAAGATGGACGCGCCTCCATCCGCCGCGCCGCCGGGGCGGGCGCAGCGCGTCCTCCTCGTCGAGGACAATCACGACGCGCGCGACATGCAGGCCACCTTGCTCCGCATGCTGGGCCACGAGGTGCTGGAAGCGGCCACCGGCGCCGAGGGCGTGGACGCGGCGGTGCGCCACGCGCCCGACGTCGTGATCATGGACATCGGGCTTCCCGACATCGACGGCTACGAGGCGGCGCGCCGCATCCGCCGGCAGCGGGGCGACACGGTGCGGCTCATCGCGGTCAGCGGCTACGGCCAGCCCCAGGACCGCGCGCTGTCCCACGAGGCCGGCTTCGACGCCCACCTGGTCAAGCCGGTGGACCCCGCCGCGCTCAACGAGATCCTCCAGGGCGCGCCCTAG